One segment of Streptomyces sp. TG1A-8 DNA contains the following:
- a CDS encoding SSI family serine proteinase inhibitor, whose protein sequence is MTHTTRATAALGALLAVAGLLAAGPAQAAARDALPGNWLYLTVTRSDARASEARSTLLLCDPPRGHAHAAQACADLTAADGDIGRVPARTVHCPMIYAPVTARARGRWNGRDVDQEETYSSECVMHARTGSVFALDG, encoded by the coding sequence ATGACGCACACCACCCGAGCGACCGCGGCCCTCGGCGCCCTGCTCGCCGTCGCCGGCCTCCTCGCGGCGGGGCCGGCCCAGGCGGCGGCCCGCGACGCGCTTCCCGGCAACTGGCTCTACCTCACCGTCACCCGCAGCGACGCCCGCGCCAGTGAAGCGCGCAGCACGCTGCTGCTGTGCGACCCGCCGCGAGGACACGCGCACGCCGCGCAGGCCTGCGCCGACCTCACGGCCGCGGACGGCGACATCGGCCGCGTCCCGGCCAGGACGGTCCACTGCCCGATGATCTACGCCCCGGTGACCGCCCGCGCGCGCGGGCGCTGGAACGGACGGGACGTCGACCAGGAGGAGACCTACTCCAGCGAGTGCGTGATGCACGCCCGGACCGGATCGGTCTTCGCCCTCGACGGCTGA
- a CDS encoding DUF1707 and FHA domain-containing protein, whose product MTSSFEFPTYPARLSDAERDKALQVLRDGVAVGRLSHDTFVRRMELALAARRADELAVLTADLPRENRLSRAVLGTVEAVSGFTVRLRRAWQAERLPKLLLPHPAGGHPLRIGRDPANGLRLNHDTVSRVHAELRRQGGVWVLRDLGSTNGTTVNGRRVIGAVVVREGDQVAFGRAAFRLAGR is encoded by the coding sequence GTGACGTCGTCCTTCGAGTTCCCCACGTACCCCGCGCGGCTGTCCGACGCGGAGCGCGACAAGGCGCTGCAGGTGCTGCGAGACGGCGTCGCCGTGGGCCGGCTGTCGCACGACACGTTCGTGCGCCGCATGGAGCTGGCGCTCGCCGCGCGCCGCGCCGACGAACTCGCCGTCCTCACCGCCGACCTGCCCCGCGAGAACCGCCTCTCCCGCGCGGTGCTCGGCACCGTCGAGGCCGTCTCCGGCTTCACCGTGCGGCTGCGCCGGGCCTGGCAGGCCGAGCGGCTGCCGAAGCTGCTGCTGCCGCACCCGGCGGGCGGCCATCCGCTGCGCATCGGGCGCGACCCGGCGAACGGGCTGCGCCTGAACCACGACACGGTCTCCCGCGTGCACGCCGAGCTGCGCCGCCAGGGCGGCGTGTGGGTGCTCCGGGACCTCGGTTCCACCAACGGCACCACCGTCAACGGCCGCCGCGTGATCGGCGCCGTCGTCGTCCGCGAGGGCGACCAGGTCGCCTTCGGCCGGGCCGCCTTCCGGCTCGCCGGGCGCTGA
- a CDS encoding M14 family zinc carboxypeptidase yields the protein MPEVRYPSVPELVASARVLAAREPGLCALRQIGVSRAGRPLHLLSVGHDRQAVLVVAGAHANEPAGGSTVRLLAGRVLAERELRADTSWHFLLCADPDGASLHVTPAPRSLLDYHLGFYRPTGAEQPEWSPAVLPPDRLPPETRALTGVIDELRPYLQVTLHGTDLGGSWVQLTEDLPGLAEPFAKSAAQLHIPVETGASDAAGWPASGPGVHVMPGPERGAAYPSMPDDARHSTWYHAHRYGGLTAVVEVPMWASDLVDDPAPHPAPAAAIRRLAGRLLRDAWEVERVLAEALPRLDGPDGPLLRAARWALELVPGLARDWTHTPPAATTMAYVGSVDAFGRRLPLRAAAMLLRVLREADDRAAPRLEQLVAAWSEAFAERFRARWVPLEHQVEHQSRTVLVAARQARGRVA from the coding sequence GTGCCGGAGGTGCGCTACCCCAGCGTTCCCGAACTGGTCGCGTCCGCGCGGGTGCTGGCCGCTCGGGAGCCCGGGCTCTGCGCGCTGCGGCAGATCGGCGTCTCGCGGGCCGGCCGGCCCCTGCACCTGCTGTCGGTGGGGCACGACCGCCAGGCGGTGCTGGTGGTGGCGGGCGCCCACGCCAACGAACCGGCCGGCGGCTCCACCGTGCGGTTGCTGGCCGGCCGGGTGCTGGCGGAGCGGGAGCTGCGGGCGGACACCTCCTGGCACTTCCTGCTGTGCGCGGATCCGGACGGGGCGAGCCTGCACGTCACCCCGGCGCCGCGCAGCCTGCTCGACTACCACCTGGGCTTCTACCGGCCGACGGGCGCGGAGCAGCCTGAGTGGTCACCGGCGGTGCTGCCCCCGGACCGCCTGCCGCCCGAGACGCGGGCGCTGACCGGGGTGATCGACGAGCTGCGACCGTACCTGCAGGTGACGCTGCACGGCACGGATCTGGGGGGCAGCTGGGTGCAGTTGACCGAGGACCTGCCGGGGCTGGCGGAGCCGTTCGCCAAGTCCGCGGCGCAGCTGCACATCCCGGTGGAGACGGGCGCCTCGGACGCCGCGGGCTGGCCGGCCTCGGGGCCGGGGGTGCACGTGATGCCGGGGCCGGAGCGGGGTGCGGCCTACCCGAGCATGCCGGACGACGCGCGGCACAGCACCTGGTACCACGCCCACCGGTACGGCGGGCTGACGGCCGTGGTGGAGGTGCCGATGTGGGCCAGCGACCTGGTGGACGACCCGGCACCGCACCCGGCGCCGGCGGCGGCGATACGGCGGCTGGCGGGGCGGCTGCTGCGGGACGCGTGGGAGGTGGAGCGGGTCCTGGCCGAGGCGCTGCCCCGGCTGGACGGGCCGGACGGGCCGCTGCTGCGGGCCGCGCGGTGGGCGCTGGAGCTGGTGCCGGGCCTGGCGCGGGACTGGACGCACACACCGCCGGCCGCGACGACGATGGCGTACGTGGGCAGTGTGGACGCCTTCGGACGGCGGCTGCCGCTGCGGGCGGCGGCGATGCTGCTGCGGGTGCTGCGGGAGGCGGACGACCGGGCGGCCCCGCGGCTGGAGCAGCTCGTCGCCGCCTGGTCGGAGGCGTTCGCGGAGCGGTTCCGGGCCCGCTGGGTGCCGTTGGAGCACCAGGTGGAGCACCAGTCCCGGACGGTGCTGGTGGCGGCGCGGCAGGCTCGCGGGCGAGTGGCGTGA